In one Magallana gigas chromosome 9, xbMagGiga1.1, whole genome shotgun sequence genomic region, the following are encoded:
- the LOC105347406 gene encoding armadillo repeat-containing protein 2 isoform X2 yields MSMESNAQRKRQPDRPFYLPKGDTTSSRIITEAKESLNNRTGLQAVVTKRPSTPRDATRSLFGATSTRAPENRPPSSFSLGSRHFDGADTSRPTSRTRLQPINHKPKLPSEEEVESGLLPPKPPSDPNKVQRGKATRTRLQQSTSVESSLSSEVKSRLDTSPSDVKTVDEPVRRVHSGPKERSSLPVEERGEGDGREMPYRAPSSASVRSPPRSAESRTGSGGTKRTSSAGSTGRGGSAGKREEETAEEALFYSQNIAPLLERMTAASSKKDLKKLGQVTEDLYSLLQKENLLGRNCKQRTTILKSIFKLLDADDTRIQLKLARLILAFKVTGNNLLSACKLVFKISRNEKNDPEFLKGDILDVLLDTLKSTDPFSASEALVFCIGSLKLLTGNATIVKQLVKKDCIENLAILLNSINKTIREGSEPSTQLGNILVQATAALRNLADTGSSRERLLGCQVIEALCLIIDSFTSDGDLMLNISRIFSKVTLHTDCCTALADHPTSYRSFVSILQKHQHKSDVVVRVSFVLGNMTAKNEVARLRLFQEAGSFDILLSLFRFYLEQDVKNQGKETKKEVAEDGSTVNKTEDVLIKVIRVIANLSINENVGPVICSNYQCVDFLLKVLETKEVSSSEELVLNTVATINNLSFYNTKTSAITTLQVRVLEVLLKLVLANNMEAMVEACRVFANLTRQKVVRDFLAEQKIDRMLVTMLDSGNREVVYISCGVLINFMVDEENRPMLKQEHGIRKLIEVLRDFSRTDWELASLVCQILWNYSGKITSSNDCFGQQESQDLTELLAELLDRDSALDLSFKDEADDEMTDYFEETWTEQFCPVAEQLLQRIETHQSDLEPLDNPSGS; encoded by the exons ATGTCAATGGAAAGTAATGCTCAGAGAAAAAGGCAGCCCGACCGGCCATTTTACCTTCCGAAAGGAGATACAACTAGCTCACGAATTATCACAGAGGCAAAGGAATCTCTAAATAACAGAACCGGACTGCAAGCTGTGGTAACAAAGAGGCCGAGTACACCTAGAGATGCCACAAGATCTTTATTTGGTGCGACAAGCACCAGAGCCCCTGAAAACCGTCCACCAAGTTCTTTCAG TCTTGGATCTCGTCACTTTGATGGAGCTGACACATCACGACCAACTTCCAGGACTCGTTTACAACCCATCAATCAC AAACCAAAACTCCCATCAGAAGAGGAAGTAGAATCAGGGTTACTTCCCCCTAAGCCACCATCAGACCCCAATAAAGTCCAAAGAGGGAAGGCCACCAGAACACGTTTACAGCAGTCCACCAGTGTAGAAAGTTCTCTGAGTTCAGAGGTCAAATCTCGCCTGGATACCAGTCCCAGTGATG ttaAGACGGTGGATGAGCCTGTCAGGAGAGTACACAGTGGCCCCAAGGAGAGGTCCTCGCTACCGGTGGAGGAGAGGGGGGAGGGAGATGGACGGGAAATGCCGTACAGAGCCCCCAGCTCTGCCTCTGTCAGAAGTCCACCAAGAAG TGCTGAGAGTAGGACAGGAAGTGGAGGAACCAAAAGAACATCCAGTGCTGGAAGTACAGGCAGGGGAG GTTCAGCTGGTAAGCGAGAGGAGGAAACTGCAGAGGAAGCTCTATTTTACAGTCAAAACATTGCTCCACTCCTAGAACGAATGACAGCAGCCAGTAGCA AGAAAGACCTAAAGAAACTAGGACAGGTGACAGAGGACCTTTATTCCCTCCTTCAGAAGGAGAATTTACTAGGCAGGAATTGTAAACAACGGACAACCATACTCAAATCAATATTCAAACTCCTTGATGCAGATGACACACGAATTCAACTCAAACTGGCCAGACTAATTCTTGCT TTCAAAGTGACAGGAAATAATCTTTTAAGTGCGTGcaaacttgttttcaaaatcaGCAGGAACGAGAAGAATGACCCTGAGTTTCTCAAAGGAGATATTCTTG ATGTATTATTGGACACATTAAAAAGTACCGACCCTTTCAGTGCAAGTGAAGCATTGGTTTTCTGCATTGGGTCACTAAAACTCTTAACTGGAAATGCCACAATAGTCAAACAGTTAGTCAAAAAAGACTGCATAGAAAACTTGGCTATCCTCCTCAACAGTATTAACAAAACT ATCAGAGAAGGTAGTGAACCCTCAACTCAGCTGGGAAATATTCTAGTCCAG gcaACAGCTGCACTGAGGAACCTCGCTGACACGGGCTCCAGCAGGGAACGCCTCCTGGGATGTCAGGTGATCGAGGCGCTCTGTCTCATCATCGACAGCTTCACCTCAGACGGAGACCTCATGCTCAACATCTCCAGGATATTCAG CAAGGTGACCTTACACACGGACTGCTGTACGGCCCTGGCTGACCACCCCACCTCCTACAGATCCTTTGTCAGCATCCTCCAGAAACATCAGCACAAGTCG GACGTGGTAGTGCGGGTCAGTTTCGTCCTTGGTAACATGACCGCTAAGAACGAGGTGGCCAGACTTCGGCTGTTCCAGGAGGCAGGATCCTTCGACATCCTCCTGTCCCTGTTCCGGTTCTACCTGGAGCAGGATGTTAAG AATCAAGGGAAGGAGACCAAGAAAGAGGTAGCAGAAGATGGCAGCACCGTCAACAAGACAGAGGATGTACTGATAAAGGTCATCAGGGTCATAGCCAACCTGTCAATCAATGAGAATGTTGGTCCAGTCATATGCTCCAACTACCAGTGTGTGGACTTCCTGCTCAAAGTATTAG aaACTAAAGAGGTTTCCAGTAGTGAAGAACTCGTACTTAATACAGTAGCAACCATCAACAATTTGTCATTCTACAACACCAAAACCAGTGCCATAACAACTCTCCAAGTGCGGGTCCTAGAAG TCCTCCTGAAGCTCGTGTTGGCCAACAACATGGAGGCGATGGTGGAGGCGTGTCGTGTGTTTGCCAATCTGACACGACAGAAGGTGGTCAGGGACTTCCTGGCCGAACAGAAAA TTGACAGAATGCTGGTGACTATGCTGGACTCAGGAAACAGGGAAGTGGTCTACATTTCTTGTGGAGTTCTGATTAACTTCATGGTGGATGAAGAAAATAGGCCCATGTTGAAACAAGAGCATGGCATCAGAAA ACTGATCGAGGTACTAAGAGACTTCAGTCGGACCGACTGGGAGCTGGCCAGTCTGGTGTGCCAGATTCTATGGAATTACAGCGGCAAAATCACCAGCTCCAACGACTGCTTCGGTCAGCAGGAGTCGCAGGACCTGACAGAGCTGCTTGCTGAGCTACTGG ATCGAGATTCTGCATTGGATCTATCTTTCAAGGATGAGGCTGATGATGAAATGACAGACTATTTTGAAGAAACCTGGACAGAGCAGTTTTGTCCAGTGGCAGAGCAGCTGTTACAGAGAATAGAGACACACCAGTCTGACCTTGAACCTTTAGATAACCCCAGTGGCTCATAG
- the LOC105347406 gene encoding armadillo repeat-containing protein 2 isoform X1, producing MSMESNAQRKRQPDRPFYLPKGDTTSSRIITEAKESLNNRTGLQAVVTKRPSTPRDATRSLFGATSTRAPENRPPSSFSLGSRHFDGADTSRPTSRTRLQPINHTPSFSVLSEEKPKLPSEEEVESGLLPPKPPSDPNKVQRGKATRTRLQQSTSVESSLSSEVKSRLDTSPSDVKTVDEPVRRVHSGPKERSSLPVEERGEGDGREMPYRAPSSASVRSPPRSAESRTGSGGTKRTSSAGSTGRGGSAGKREEETAEEALFYSQNIAPLLERMTAASSKKDLKKLGQVTEDLYSLLQKENLLGRNCKQRTTILKSIFKLLDADDTRIQLKLARLILAFKVTGNNLLSACKLVFKISRNEKNDPEFLKGDILDVLLDTLKSTDPFSASEALVFCIGSLKLLTGNATIVKQLVKKDCIENLAILLNSINKTIREGSEPSTQLGNILVQATAALRNLADTGSSRERLLGCQVIEALCLIIDSFTSDGDLMLNISRIFSKVTLHTDCCTALADHPTSYRSFVSILQKHQHKSDVVVRVSFVLGNMTAKNEVARLRLFQEAGSFDILLSLFRFYLEQDVKNQGKETKKEVAEDGSTVNKTEDVLIKVIRVIANLSINENVGPVICSNYQCVDFLLKVLETKEVSSSEELVLNTVATINNLSFYNTKTSAITTLQVRVLEVLLKLVLANNMEAMVEACRVFANLTRQKVVRDFLAEQKIDRMLVTMLDSGNREVVYISCGVLINFMVDEENRPMLKQEHGIRKLIEVLRDFSRTDWELASLVCQILWNYSGKITSSNDCFGQQESQDLTELLAELLDRDSALDLSFKDEADDEMTDYFEETWTEQFCPVAEQLLQRIETHQSDLEPLDNPSGS from the exons ATGTCAATGGAAAGTAATGCTCAGAGAAAAAGGCAGCCCGACCGGCCATTTTACCTTCCGAAAGGAGATACAACTAGCTCACGAATTATCACAGAGGCAAAGGAATCTCTAAATAACAGAACCGGACTGCAAGCTGTGGTAACAAAGAGGCCGAGTACACCTAGAGATGCCACAAGATCTTTATTTGGTGCGACAAGCACCAGAGCCCCTGAAAACCGTCCACCAAGTTCTTTCAG TCTTGGATCTCGTCACTTTGATGGAGCTGACACATCACGACCAACTTCCAGGACTCGTTTACAACCCATCAATCAC ACTCCTTCCTTTTCTGTCCTATCTGAAGAA AAACCAAAACTCCCATCAGAAGAGGAAGTAGAATCAGGGTTACTTCCCCCTAAGCCACCATCAGACCCCAATAAAGTCCAAAGAGGGAAGGCCACCAGAACACGTTTACAGCAGTCCACCAGTGTAGAAAGTTCTCTGAGTTCAGAGGTCAAATCTCGCCTGGATACCAGTCCCAGTGATG ttaAGACGGTGGATGAGCCTGTCAGGAGAGTACACAGTGGCCCCAAGGAGAGGTCCTCGCTACCGGTGGAGGAGAGGGGGGAGGGAGATGGACGGGAAATGCCGTACAGAGCCCCCAGCTCTGCCTCTGTCAGAAGTCCACCAAGAAG TGCTGAGAGTAGGACAGGAAGTGGAGGAACCAAAAGAACATCCAGTGCTGGAAGTACAGGCAGGGGAG GTTCAGCTGGTAAGCGAGAGGAGGAAACTGCAGAGGAAGCTCTATTTTACAGTCAAAACATTGCTCCACTCCTAGAACGAATGACAGCAGCCAGTAGCA AGAAAGACCTAAAGAAACTAGGACAGGTGACAGAGGACCTTTATTCCCTCCTTCAGAAGGAGAATTTACTAGGCAGGAATTGTAAACAACGGACAACCATACTCAAATCAATATTCAAACTCCTTGATGCAGATGACACACGAATTCAACTCAAACTGGCCAGACTAATTCTTGCT TTCAAAGTGACAGGAAATAATCTTTTAAGTGCGTGcaaacttgttttcaaaatcaGCAGGAACGAGAAGAATGACCCTGAGTTTCTCAAAGGAGATATTCTTG ATGTATTATTGGACACATTAAAAAGTACCGACCCTTTCAGTGCAAGTGAAGCATTGGTTTTCTGCATTGGGTCACTAAAACTCTTAACTGGAAATGCCACAATAGTCAAACAGTTAGTCAAAAAAGACTGCATAGAAAACTTGGCTATCCTCCTCAACAGTATTAACAAAACT ATCAGAGAAGGTAGTGAACCCTCAACTCAGCTGGGAAATATTCTAGTCCAG gcaACAGCTGCACTGAGGAACCTCGCTGACACGGGCTCCAGCAGGGAACGCCTCCTGGGATGTCAGGTGATCGAGGCGCTCTGTCTCATCATCGACAGCTTCACCTCAGACGGAGACCTCATGCTCAACATCTCCAGGATATTCAG CAAGGTGACCTTACACACGGACTGCTGTACGGCCCTGGCTGACCACCCCACCTCCTACAGATCCTTTGTCAGCATCCTCCAGAAACATCAGCACAAGTCG GACGTGGTAGTGCGGGTCAGTTTCGTCCTTGGTAACATGACCGCTAAGAACGAGGTGGCCAGACTTCGGCTGTTCCAGGAGGCAGGATCCTTCGACATCCTCCTGTCCCTGTTCCGGTTCTACCTGGAGCAGGATGTTAAG AATCAAGGGAAGGAGACCAAGAAAGAGGTAGCAGAAGATGGCAGCACCGTCAACAAGACAGAGGATGTACTGATAAAGGTCATCAGGGTCATAGCCAACCTGTCAATCAATGAGAATGTTGGTCCAGTCATATGCTCCAACTACCAGTGTGTGGACTTCCTGCTCAAAGTATTAG aaACTAAAGAGGTTTCCAGTAGTGAAGAACTCGTACTTAATACAGTAGCAACCATCAACAATTTGTCATTCTACAACACCAAAACCAGTGCCATAACAACTCTCCAAGTGCGGGTCCTAGAAG TCCTCCTGAAGCTCGTGTTGGCCAACAACATGGAGGCGATGGTGGAGGCGTGTCGTGTGTTTGCCAATCTGACACGACAGAAGGTGGTCAGGGACTTCCTGGCCGAACAGAAAA TTGACAGAATGCTGGTGACTATGCTGGACTCAGGAAACAGGGAAGTGGTCTACATTTCTTGTGGAGTTCTGATTAACTTCATGGTGGATGAAGAAAATAGGCCCATGTTGAAACAAGAGCATGGCATCAGAAA ACTGATCGAGGTACTAAGAGACTTCAGTCGGACCGACTGGGAGCTGGCCAGTCTGGTGTGCCAGATTCTATGGAATTACAGCGGCAAAATCACCAGCTCCAACGACTGCTTCGGTCAGCAGGAGTCGCAGGACCTGACAGAGCTGCTTGCTGAGCTACTGG ATCGAGATTCTGCATTGGATCTATCTTTCAAGGATGAGGCTGATGATGAAATGACAGACTATTTTGAAGAAACCTGGACAGAGCAGTTTTGTCCAGTGGCAGAGCAGCTGTTACAGAGAATAGAGACACACCAGTCTGACCTTGAACCTTTAGATAACCCCAGTGGCTCATAG
- the LOC105347395 gene encoding uncharacterized protein, producing MASSEDDPSTSLDSMFSDKSYKACYELYKDAEEALEESDLDMLEKLTLQYHVMKDTPVSLTEVLHRRMEALKEGNRELRVYIAGEVAVGKTTFMNLLMGDSYLPTDHGSCTNVLCEVHNNPSRVGVIYYETQAPDKVLLPPESDSDEWKRIQTCIKSKMDNSHTVIKVRIFWPIDIFKSYHQTEPKDTGRSPSGSLEYGSDEVGMLKGKLPIKFMDFPGVDPDHKELFQPYIKYTDRCHTFIFVIDAHRDHGVHGPTLQKLMTDIADAIALENTTLDPENALFICTNCPQKLMKDKEKLLELTEKVLNRIQMCWPMVVRNQILFLDDMEQISKSPDRSSLMNLQKGLVNFLVKSERLLLEEHCMWLMGLLECTSAYLKFGNKWKSLEDVTRVDTRTRELIEGLIRFHDDLTSNSSTIQEIEDIQKQYEDRIRRYLDHEITLKELTISDVSLLGDRIGRGLNSFQEACDKEIEIVIEKLRDNIQNTLLYGGIKKIEDNTENDSLFLKMLSVSLMAVFLWPIGLSVAAIAIFEFVKSIKEHDVISKETLIKKVVATIKENIKAKLTKILIEVNRQRRDLVEILDQNKKNKLLTTRSDKTDVSQRFDDIARRLWDVYVGQVMEHDFSQEEITVYYEKSHSGKPVYDAEIKSRKNEYFVVKEVQTILRGRSSRDFAGRESEKDMDNNSILYDSSIFRERYILRHLSMKKADEDHRYFVQYEGSAGRVDNNHYYLQLIMKKYKHSLRWIVINEKLTDGKKAKYAKAAARGLRFVHKHRVMHRDVKLSNYLVDDDDNVVICDVGHSKHTDGVQTIRGRGTLLYLAPELRDFSHPHSTASDIYSFGLMLWELYHGKLIENVIFIDQRVLKKTEDKLDILVRKCLNKNAQQRPSIGDIVVRLDNIFP from the exons ATGGCCAGCAGTGAGGATGATCCGTCA acATCGCTTGATTCTATGTTTTCGGATAAGAGTTATAAGGCCTGCTATGAGTTATACAAGGACGCCGAGGAGGCGCTCGAGGAGAGCGACCTGGACATGTTGGAGAAACTGACCCTCCAGTATCACGTGATGAAGGATACCCCCGTCTCCCTCACAGAGGTTCTCCACAGAAGAATGGAGGCTCTCAAGGAAGGGAACCGCGAACTGCGAGTTTATATAGCAG GAGAAGTAGCGGTGGGTAAGACTACCTTTATGAACTTGTTGATGGGAGACAGTTACCTCCCCACGGATCACGGGAGCTGTACAAACGTCTTGTGTGAAGTCCACAACAACCCCTCCAG AGTTGGAGTAATCTACTACGAAACTCAAGCTCCAGATAAAGTTCTTTTACCTCCAGAAAGTGATTCAGATGAATGGAAGCGTATACAGACCtgtattaaaagcaaaatggaCAACTCTCATACAGTCATCAAAGTCAGAATTTTTTGGCCGATCGATATTTTCAAG AGCTATCATCAAACGGAACCAAAAGACACG GGACGGTCCCCCAGTGGCAGTCTAGAGTACGGGTCAGACGAGGTCGGCATG TTGAAAGGGAAACTGCCAATAAAATTCATGGATTTTCCCGGGGTTGATCCTGACCACAAGGAACTGTTCCAACcttatattaaatacaccgaTAGGTGCCACACGTTCATCTTTGTCATCGATGCACACAGGGACCATGGAGTACACGGACCAACA CTTCAGAAACTAATGACTGATATAGCAGATGCAATAGCGCTGGAAAACACTACTTTAGACCCggaaaatgcattatttatttgCACAAATTGTCCCCAAAAGCTAATGAAAGACAAGGAAAAGCTATTGGAACTGACAGAAAAGGTTCTTAACAGAATTCAAATGTGTTGGCCAATGGTGGTGAGAAATCAAATTCTCTTTTTGGATGATATGGAGCAA ATTAGCAAATCACCAGATAGATCCAGTCTGATGAATTTGCAGAAGGGTCTGGTAAATTTTCTTGTGAAATCCGAACGTCTGCTACTTGAGGAACACTGCAT GTGGTTGATGGGATTACTAGAATGCACCTCTGCTTAcctaaaatttggaaataagTGGAAATCTTTAGAAGACGTCACCCGCGTTGATACAAGAACACGAGAACTCATCGAGGGCTTGATTCGTTTTCATGACGATCTTACAAGCAACTCCAGTACAATACAGGAAATTGAAGacattcaaaaacaatatgaagATAGAATACGCAGATATTTAGACCACGAAATAACATTGAAAGAACTGACAATATCTGATGTTTCTTTATTAGGCGACCGTATAGGACGAGGGCTAAATAGCTTTCAGGAAGCTTGTGATAAGGAAATTGAAATAGTAATAGAAAAACTCAGAGATAACATTCAAAACACACTCCTGTATGggggaataaaaaaaatcgaagatAATACTGAGAATGACTctctatttttgaaaatgctCAGTGTTTCTTTAATGGCGGTTTTCCTATGGCCAATTGGGTTGAGTGTAGCTGCGATTGccatttttgaatttgtcaaaTCTATCAAAGAACATGACGTCATTTCCAAGGAAACTCTGATAAAAAAGGTTGTGGcaacaataaaagaaaacataaaagCTAAACTAACCAAAATTCTGATAGAGGTAAACCGACAACGACGCGACCTTGTGGAGATCCTCGaccaaaacaagaaaaacaagcTTTTGACAACACGTAGCGACAAAACGGACGTGTCGCAAAGATTCGATGACATTGCAAGACGTCTCTGGGACGTATATGTCGGTCAAGTCATGGAACATGACTTCTCACAAGAAGAAATTACAGTATACTACGAAAAGAGTCATTCCGGTAAACCTGTATATGATGCAGAAATAAAATCTCGGAAGAACGAATATTTTGTGGTGAAAGAGGTCCAGACCATACTGAGAGGTCGAAGTAGTAGAGACTTTGCAGGGAGAGAGAGCGAGAAAGATATGGATAATAACTCAATCCTATATGATTCTTCGATATTCCGGGAAAGATATATTCTACG gcATTTGTCAATGAAGAAGGCGGATGAAGATCATAGATACTTTGTTCAATACGAGGGATCTGCGGGACGTGTAGATAATAATCACTACTATTTACAACTCatcatgaaaaaatacaaacatagCCTGCGATGGATCGTTATAAATGAAAAGTTAACCGACGGAAAGAAAGCAAAATATGCTAAAGCAGCCGCACGAGGGCTGCGCTTTGTCCATAAACACCGAGTAATGCACCGAGATGTGAAACTTTCAAACTATTTG GTCGATGATGACGATAATGTTGTAATCTGTGACGTAGGCCATTCTAAACACACGGACGGTGTTCAGACAATTCGTGGCAGAGGGACTCTCCTGTATCTAGCTCCGGAACTTCGAGACTTCTCGCATCCACACTCTACAGCATCTGATATTTACTCCTTTGGATTGATGTTGTGGGAGCTGTATCATGGAAAACTTAtagaaaatgtaatatttattgaCCAACGCGTATTGAAAAAAACTGAAGACAAGTTGGATATATTGGTTAGGAAGTGTCTAAATAAAAACGCCCAGCAAAGACCAAGCATCGGAGATATAGTTGTGCGACTAGACAATATATTTCCTTGA